A portion of the uncultured Bacteroides sp. genome contains these proteins:
- a CDS encoding 4Fe-4S binding protein has protein sequence MAYVITDDCIACGTCIDECPVEAISEGDIYVINPDVCTDCGTCADVCPSEAIHPAE, from the coding sequence GACGACTGTATTGCTTGCGGAACTTGTATCGACGAGTGTCCGGTTGAAGCTATCTCTGAAGGCGATATCTATGTAATCAATCCTGATGTATGTACTGATTGCGGTACTTGCGCAGATGTATGTCCTTCTGAAGCAATTCATCCGGCTGAATAA